ATTGCAAGACTTTATATTAAATTTTATAAAAATCTAAATTCGAAATTAGGTTTTGTTTTCATAACGCCGTTCGTGGTGACTACGCACTACCAACAAACACAACCTACCCGCCGTTCGTCCCGAGTGTTCTGCTTTAGCAGAATGTATCGAGGGATAAATGAAAAATCAAAACTTTTTCTTTCCAAAAATCTTTAACAATTCCCAATTTCCTTGGATTAAAGCTTCTTTTTTCTTGCGAGACCAATTTTTTATTTTACGCTCAGAGACTAAAGCCTCAGCCCTAGTACCAAAACCTTACATAAAAACAAGTTCGACTGGAAGTCTTTCTGAAGTATATCCAGCTATGGATCCAAGTTGATGCTGAGATATTCTTTGCTCGATTTGATCAGTATGGCCTACATAATAACTGCCATCGCTGCATTTAAGAATGTAAACAACAAATGTATGCGTAAATTCAATTCTTTTTAAGTCATAAATTTTATCCCTCGATACGATTTCTTCGAAATCACTCGGGACGAACGACTGGGAGGGAGTTTTTCATTGCAAGACTTTATAAAAACTTTTTAACATACTCCAAAAGTTCTACCTTAGTCATGAAGTTATATGTCATTTCCATGAACTTGCCATCTTTGAAAACAAGAAGTGACGGCACTTTTTGAATCTTAATATCATGATTCCACCACAGAATTCTATGGATTGGACTGTCTTTGATAAAATGAACTTTATAAACTTTGACCTGCCCAGATAATTTGTGAGCAACAGCTTCTAGCGAAGGAATCATGCGAACGCACGTAGGACAATTTGATCCATAAAAATCAAGAAGCACAACTCCCTTGGCATTTAAAACCAACTCGTTCAATTCTTTTTTTTCAGAAATTTCTCGCATCTCTGTTTTTTCGTCAGAAAAATTTTCAAAGAATTTTTTATCGAGCTGCTCACCGATTTCAGCATTAAATCCGATTGAATATAAAAATGATGTTGCATCAAGGGCAGCTTTTACGCCTTCGCCAGAAGCGACGATTGCCTGTTTGTACGAAGGATCTTGAATTTCTCCTGCAGCAAAAACACCCTTGAGTGAAGTTTCCTGCGTTCTGCCATTCATGACCAGATAGCCACTCTCATCAAGCTCAATATCACCACCCTGTAGTAGTTTATTATTTGGATCATGGCCTATGGCTAAAAACATTCCATCAATCGGTCGACGCTCAGTTGTTTTTAATACATTGTCGTACACATCAACTGCTACCACTTCACCTTTTTCTCCATGAACCGCAGTCACTTCTTTATTAAATTCAACTTGGGCATTTGGATAGGCAAAAACTCTTTTCTGCATTGCAACAGCTGCACGCATTGCTTCTTTTCGAACGAGCATCGTAACTTTTTTCACATGGGGAGCTAGCTCAAATACCATCTCTGCAGCACTATCACCACCACCGGCAATCACGACTTCTTTACCTTTAAAGAAAGGTGCGTCACATACTGCACAAGTAGTCACCCCTTTACCCCAGAATTCACGCTCTCCAGGAATATTAAGGCCACGAGGAGTAGCTCCAGTTGCTACAATAATCGACATAGCTTTAAAACGACGGCCATCTTCCGTTTCAAGGGCAAAAGGCCACTGAGAAAAATCAACTTTTGAAACCGTATCATGAATGATAGTTGCGCCAAACGATTCCGACTGCTTTCTAATATCTTCCATAAGCTCAGAACCGAGAACTCGGTCACGGCCAGGCCAGTTTTCAATAAATGTTGTTTGAGTAAGCTGACCGCATGGGACTGGACCAGCAAAGACGAACGCTTTTATTCCCGCACGCGCCATGTACAGCGCTGCGCTCAGTCCAGAAGGACCAGAACCAATAATAACAACAGGAGCAACGTTTTCTTGCTTGAGCGCTTGCTCTAAAACGTACTGCAATTCAACTTTCGATTTTTTCTCAGGACTCTGCTTAAAACACGCTACAAGGCATAAAATAGGTAAAGCTATAAAGAAAACTTTAAACGATTGGCCCATTAAAAAACTCCCTGTCAGAAAATTTAAAACTGTCTATCTAGAACAGTACTGTATAGAGCTATTTATACAAATACAATACTTAACATGAAATAGCCCAAATTTGACAAATATGCAAGTTTAGTTTAAAATTGAAATATGTCTACGTTAACGAAAAACCTACTCACATCGCAAAATCAACAGCTCGAATCTACACAGATCGCACACTTTTTGTTAATTAATTTCCTTAAAGTTTTTTAGGTGTAACAAAATGAATCATTTTTTTAAAAGATATTTTCTTTCTATAACACTATTATCTCTTACCTGTCTATCGTTTTTTGCAAATGACGCAAAAAGCTCAGCTGACTCGCAAAACGTGGCACCAAATAGTTCAATCACGGAGCTGCAAGAAGCTGTAAGAGCAGACCTAGAGCGAGAAATGTTTCAATCTTACATGTCACAAGCTCGCCAGCAAACCCAGACTATTGGCTTTTGCCTTCAACAGCTTTTGCAAACGATTGATGCCCAAAAGATCAAACTTACAAAAGAGCAAAAACAGCACGTTACAAAGGAAATGGTTGCGATACAAAGTTTCACCAAAATTCTGCTTGAAAAACTATTCGTTTTAAACTCAAAAGATGCTCTTCATGAGGCAATCCTCATTAATCATGTACTTGTCGACTATCTTTTCTCAGTCGTTAAAGCTGATATCACCAAGATTGATGCATCAAAAATTCATGAGCTTCTTGTCAAAAAATCAAATACGGTACTACCTGAAGAGATCCTATTTGCCTTGGCTGAAAAAAATCAAGCTGATATCGCAAAATTAGTGAATGCAACCGATAACGTTGGTCTACGCTGGTACAATCATGCATACCGTGGCATACAAAAATGTAATACAGCTACTATTGCTAAAGGTGTTGCTGTAGCTGCAGTTTCAGTGGCAGCCCTCGCTTGGCTTGCGTGTAAATCTAAAATAGCAACCGATGAGGGTGTAAACGCTATATCAGATAGTGATTCTGAGCGTAAAACATTTGATTGCAACGATTCAAGAAATGGTTGGTATAGCCGATACATAGGTCAAGAAGTTAATATAGACCTACAAACACGACGTCCTTATGTGTACGATAAAGATAAAAATCCAATTTATTTGAAAAGTTTTACACCGACACAAAAAGTATGTGATTTTTCTTCAGCTCTGCAAGCCGCTGGAATACTAACTATTGGCTCCTTGGCAAGCATGAATCTGAACGAACTATTTCACTCAATGTATGATGGTCCTTTAAGCTGGCTAAAAACAGCAAGTAATAAAAAATTAGAAGACATCAACAAAATACTACTTGGCACTGCAAAACCGAACGTCAGTGGTGATGAAGAAAAAGTATACTTTAAAGATATGGTTGGCAGCGATCATCTTGAAACTCTTGCGAAAAAAATTGCAAACTTCATGAAACATCCTGAACGATATGAACGAACTCAACTTGAAGAACATCGTGGCATACTGTTGTTTGGTCCTCCTCAAACTGGTAAAACTCTTTTTGCAAAAGCTCTTAGAACACTTATTGCAGATGAACTTGGCGCTGATAAAAAAGTAAGCTTTATTGATGCAAAAAAAGTTTTAGATTCTGATCGTCGAATTACCATTGAAGATATTTTTGCACACGCTGCATATTATGCACCATGTATTATCTTCTTTGATGAAATCGATATAGTTGGAGCTCATCGCGATAAAAATACCGTCAACACATCGCAACTTTTAACATGTATGCAAGGTATTGATGGCGCATTAAAACAAGTATTTGTTATCGGTGCAACAAACCGTCCTGAACAACTAGACTTTGCTCTTAAAAAAGATGGCCGTTTTGGAAAAATAATTCATCTCGAATATCCAAAATATGAACATCGTAAATTATTCTTGCAGCAACAGCTTGCAAAACGATGTGTATCTATAAATCCAGAATACATTGATTGTATTGCACAAGAAACTGATGGTTGTTCATACAATGAACTCAAACGAATTATCACTGAAGCTTTAATTCAATCATCAATTGAAATGCGTCCAGTCTGCCAAAATGATTTAGAAAAAGCACTTGATGTCGAAGTCAGAAAAATGCAGCAAACTATTTCTATGCCAAATGACGAAAAAAGAATCATTGCAACGTATCAAGCTGGTAAAGCTGTTGCTCGACATATTTTACAAACTAACCAAGAAGTAGTTAAGATCACGGTAAATTCTGTCAATAAAGAACTTAAAACAGATGTTCCTTTTTCTATCAAAACTTCAACTGATACAGCAAATGCTGAAAATGACAACTTAGTTTCAATTAAAAAAGATATCAGAACCAAGCTAGGCGAAGTTTTCACCAAATCAAAAGCAAACCACAGCGAACTTCTCAGCGATGATCTACAACGTAAAGAATGCTTAGCTCTGCTTGCTGGAAACGCAGCATTGCAGCTTATGCTTAAACAGTCATACACTCAGTGCAACAAACATGACCGTGCTGATGTGATGCAGATTATTTACAACATGATTTCAAGTGGCGAAAAAATTGATGAGAAAATGAAAAATCAAGCTATTGCTCTTAAAGATCAATATGAAAAAGAAATTGCTCAATTGCTTGCTCCTCATAAAGATTTAATAGAAAAAATCGTCGATACGTTGATGAAACAAAACACAATTGATCGTTATGAATGGAAAGCTTTAATTAGTTAAGAAATTAATCTACAAAAAAAAGAGCAGCGCTTTTACAAGTGCTGCTCTTTTTTTGCTTCAACTACTCTAATTCTGTTAAATTTTACTTTTTATATTTAGTTTTTATGCCATGCGTGATAGCTATACATTACCCACAAATATAACTCCCCACCGTCGTTCGTCCCGATCCAGCCTACGCACGCTTTCTCCTACCCGTCGTTCGTCCCGAGTGTTTTGCGTTAGCAAAATGTATCGAGGGATATTGGAGCTTCGGCGGACATGGTGTTCTGCTTTAGCAAAATGTATCGAGGGATAATTGTATTTTTTTCTTACTATTTTTATCCCTCGATACCCAGGCTTCGCACAAGGCTTCGCCGGGCAGGCTAATTTCTTCGAAATCACTCGGGAGCAGCGACGGGGAAAAAAATCTTTAATATCGAATCAACCCTATTTTGAATACAAACAATTTTTCCATTCAACTTCAGTTTGGTATGCTGACGATGAAAGAATCAATGAAAGAGTATGTTT
The sequence above is drawn from the Candidatus Babeliales bacterium genome and encodes:
- a CDS encoding FAD-dependent oxidoreductase, with the translated sequence MGQSFKVFFIALPILCLVACFKQSPEKKSKVELQYVLEQALKQENVAPVVIIGSGPSGLSAALYMARAGIKAFVFAGPVPCGQLTQTTFIENWPGRDRVLGSELMEDIRKQSESFGATIIHDTVSKVDFSQWPFALETEDGRRFKAMSIIVATGATPRGLNIPGEREFWGKGVTTCAVCDAPFFKGKEVVIAGGGDSAAEMVFELAPHVKKVTMLVRKEAMRAAVAMQKRVFAYPNAQVEFNKEVTAVHGEKGEVVAVDVYDNVLKTTERRPIDGMFLAIGHDPNNKLLQGGDIELDESGYLVMNGRTQETSLKGVFAAGEIQDPSYKQAIVASGEGVKAALDATSFLYSIGFNAEIGEQLDKKFFENFSDEKTEMREISEKKELNELVLNAKGVVLLDFYGSNCPTCVRMIPSLEAVAHKLSGQVKVYKVHFIKDSPIHRILWWNHDIKIQKVPSLLVFKDGKFMEMTYNFMTKVELLEYVKKFL
- a CDS encoding AAA family ATPase, which translates into the protein MNHFFKRYFLSITLLSLTCLSFFANDAKSSADSQNVAPNSSITELQEAVRADLEREMFQSYMSQARQQTQTIGFCLQQLLQTIDAQKIKLTKEQKQHVTKEMVAIQSFTKILLEKLFVLNSKDALHEAILINHVLVDYLFSVVKADITKIDASKIHELLVKKSNTVLPEEILFALAEKNQADIAKLVNATDNVGLRWYNHAYRGIQKCNTATIAKGVAVAAVSVAALAWLACKSKIATDEGVNAISDSDSERKTFDCNDSRNGWYSRYIGQEVNIDLQTRRPYVYDKDKNPIYLKSFTPTQKVCDFSSALQAAGILTIGSLASMNLNELFHSMYDGPLSWLKTASNKKLEDINKILLGTAKPNVSGDEEKVYFKDMVGSDHLETLAKKIANFMKHPERYERTQLEEHRGILLFGPPQTGKTLFAKALRTLIADELGADKKVSFIDAKKVLDSDRRITIEDIFAHAAYYAPCIIFFDEIDIVGAHRDKNTVNTSQLLTCMQGIDGALKQVFVIGATNRPEQLDFALKKDGRFGKIIHLEYPKYEHRKLFLQQQLAKRCVSINPEYIDCIAQETDGCSYNELKRIITEALIQSSIEMRPVCQNDLEKALDVEVRKMQQTISMPNDEKRIIATYQAGKAVARHILQTNQEVVKITVNSVNKELKTDVPFSIKTSTDTANAENDNLVSIKKDIRTKLGEVFTKSKANHSELLSDDLQRKECLALLAGNAALQLMLKQSYTQCNKHDRADVMQIIYNMISSGEKIDEKMKNQAIALKDQYEKEIAQLLAPHKDLIEKIVDTLMKQNTIDRYEWKALIS